CAATCTGAGGCAGATGTGCATGAGAATGTTAGAGCATAGTTAAATCCTAAACTAAGACCTATAATTATTTCTTTTTTCACAGTTTCAAACATACACAAATTACATCTATCTCCGACCTGCGTTGGCCTCTCTACGTCTTCGTCTCCTCCCAGAACGACCCAAAAGGACTCTACCCTCACGACGAAGACGTCCAACTAGTGATATACcactatcatcattatcatccccACTATTGTCACTGTCTTCGTCAGAGTACTCAAAACCACCAATTGGGAGGTTTCGGCCAATTCCACCAGCACCTCTATCCAGAGTGTCACTTATGTCCCTCTCATGCCGCCTCATAACCCGATTTGACCCAATATTCCCTGCTGAACCAAAAGCCTGCAAAAACAGAAACACATTCATCAAGTTGCGATCGATTCCCGCACCAAAACCTTCATTCCCATTCATCATCTCATTTGCATCAAAACCCTCTTCATCCTCCGAATCAAAACCATAATGGCTTCCTTCTATCACATAATCACCAAAAACCACAGCCCCTGGCATAGAAGTAGTTATAGTGCTGATAACATCATCCCTCTCTCGTTCCCTCTCAAGCCTTCTCCATTTTTGTTCAAGAGAAGGATCTACCTCACGTGGCCTAGCACTGGGGTGCTCTGCCTTAACATGTTTTCGTATCTCCTTGTAGCTTCCAACAAACGAGCAATCATCCTGCATGCAGCTACGCTTCTTCATATTTAGATATTCTCTTGCAGGTTCAACCACAGTCCATCCCTTCACCTGGCCTCTACATAGTGGGCAAGCAACTTCTGTGACCTCAGTTTTCTCAGAAGGCCAAGTAGAAAATGAGTCAGCAGTGGGAGTATCAGTAGTACCCTGCATAGGTTGATTATTATCTGGCAGTGTTGCTTTAGTGTAGGCTTTCTTGTACTGATCCAGGCAGTTTGAATAGCGCAAACTAGTTCCACACATGTAGGGGCGGCAACCTTTGTCATGAGAGGAACACAGGAGCAGCACAGCGTTATGGGGATATTCCATGCATACAGAACATGTTGCATCTTCCCAGTCTTTCTTCTCAAAGATTTTAGAGCATTTCTTTTGGTGAACATGTTCAGAAAGGTTAGCAGATGGCAAAGGGTATGGGGTCGCCCTGCATCGTCGAGAACCATTCCTACGTCGTCCTGTGGTCCCTTTAGCCATTTCCTAAACA
The sequence above is a segment of the Lycium barbarum isolate Lr01 chromosome 6, ASM1917538v2, whole genome shotgun sequence genome. Coding sequences within it:
- the LOC132598731 gene encoding uncharacterized protein LOC132598731, producing the protein MAKGTTGRRRNGSRRCRATPYPLPSANLSEHVHQKKCSKIFEKKDWEDATCSVCMEYPHNAVLLLCSSHDKGCRPYMCGTSLRYSNCLDQYKKAYTKATLPDNNQPMQGTTDTPTADSFSTWPSEKTEVTEVACPLCRGQVKGWTVVEPAREYLNMKKRSCMQDDCSFVGSYKEIRKHVKAEHPSARPREVDPSLEQKWRRLERERERDDVISTITTSMPGAVVFGDYVIEGSHYGFDSEDEEGFDANEMMNGNEGFGAGIDRNLMNVFLFLQAFGSAGNIGSNRVMRRHERDISDTLDRGAGGIGRNLPIGGFEYSDEDSDNSGDDNDDSGISLVGRLRREGRVLLGRSGRRRRRREANAGRR